The Daucus carota subsp. sativus chromosome 9, DH1 v3.0, whole genome shotgun sequence genome window below encodes:
- the LOC108200983 gene encoding protein DETOXIFICATION 46, chloroplastic isoform X1, giving the protein MKDSWGPLKALAVATVINGIGDVVLCSVLGYGIAGAAWATMASQVVAGYMMVEALNKKGYNGFTLSVPSFSELQNIYNLAAPVFITMTSKVGFYSLIVYFATSMGVQSVAAHQVMIQIYCLCTVWGEPLSQTAQSFMPELMYGVNRNLSRARMLLKSLVIIGALTGLILGCIGTSVPWLFPQAFSPDAAVIKEMHTVLVPYFIALSITPSTHSLEGTLLAGRDLKFISMSMSGIFSLGALVLLLLTGGGYGLAGCWWALAAFQWSRFGIALRRLTLRDGILYSDDLTRYKFGLQKTA; this is encoded by the exons ATGAAAGATTCATGGGGCCCATTGAAGGCTTTGGCAGTTGCTACCGTTATAAATGGGATTGGTGATGTGGTGTTATGCTCAGTCTTAGGATATGGTATTGCTGGAGCAGCATGGGCAACTATGGCATCGCAA GTTGTTGCAGGTTATATGATGGTTGAAGCTCTGAATAAGAAAGGATATAATGGTTTCACCCTCTCTGTTCCATCCTTCAGTGaattgcaaaatatatataatcttgctGCTCCAGTTTTTATAACAATGACGTCAAAG GTCGGTTTTTACTCTCTGATTGTTTATTTTGCTACATCTATGGGCGTACAAAGTGTTGCTGCTCATCAG GTCATGATCCAGATTTACTGCTTGTGTACAGTATGGGGTGAGCCTCTATCTCAAACTGCTCAATCATTTATGCCTGAGCTGATGTATGGAGTTAATCGCAATCTGTCGAGG GCTCGAATGTTGTTGAAGTCTCTGGTTATTATTGGAGCATTGACGGGGCTTATATTAGGATGCATTGGAACATCTGTCCCCTGGTTGTTTCCCCAAGCCTTTTCACCCGATGCTGCCGTCATAAAGGAG ATGCATACGGTTCTAGTTCCATATTTTATTGCGTTGAGTATCACTCCAAGTACTCATAGTCTCGAAGGGACATTATTG GCTGGGCGAGATTTGAAATTTATTAGTATGTCGATGAGTGGGATTTTTTCATTGGGGGCTCTCGTCTTGCTG TTGTTGACTGGGGGAGGATATGGTTTGGCTGGTTGCTGGTGGGCACTAGCAGCATTCCAATGG TCTCGATTTGGTATTGCACTGAGACGGCTCACCCTACGTGATGGAATACTGTATTCCGATGACTTGACGCGTTACAAGTTTGGACTGCAGAAGACTGCATAG
- the LOC108200983 gene encoding protein DETOXIFICATION 46, chloroplastic isoform X2: protein MLSLRIWYCWSSMGNYGIASYMMVEALNKKGYNGFTLSVPSFSELQNIYNLAAPVFITMTSKVGFYSLIVYFATSMGVQSVAAHQVMIQIYCLCTVWGEPLSQTAQSFMPELMYGVNRNLSRARMLLKSLVIIGALTGLILGCIGTSVPWLFPQAFSPDAAVIKEMHTVLVPYFIALSITPSTHSLEGTLLAGRDLKFISMSMSGIFSLGALVLLLLTGGGYGLAGCWWALAAFQWSRFGIALRRLTLRDGILYSDDLTRYKFGLQKTA from the exons ATGCTCAGTCTTAGGATATGGTATTGCTGGAGCAGCATGGGCAACTATGGCATCGCAA GTTATATGATGGTTGAAGCTCTGAATAAGAAAGGATATAATGGTTTCACCCTCTCTGTTCCATCCTTCAGTGaattgcaaaatatatataatcttgctGCTCCAGTTTTTATAACAATGACGTCAAAG GTCGGTTTTTACTCTCTGATTGTTTATTTTGCTACATCTATGGGCGTACAAAGTGTTGCTGCTCATCAG GTCATGATCCAGATTTACTGCTTGTGTACAGTATGGGGTGAGCCTCTATCTCAAACTGCTCAATCATTTATGCCTGAGCTGATGTATGGAGTTAATCGCAATCTGTCGAGG GCTCGAATGTTGTTGAAGTCTCTGGTTATTATTGGAGCATTGACGGGGCTTATATTAGGATGCATTGGAACATCTGTCCCCTGGTTGTTTCCCCAAGCCTTTTCACCCGATGCTGCCGTCATAAAGGAG ATGCATACGGTTCTAGTTCCATATTTTATTGCGTTGAGTATCACTCCAAGTACTCATAGTCTCGAAGGGACATTATTG GCTGGGCGAGATTTGAAATTTATTAGTATGTCGATGAGTGGGATTTTTTCATTGGGGGCTCTCGTCTTGCTG TTGTTGACTGGGGGAGGATATGGTTTGGCTGGTTGCTGGTGGGCACTAGCAGCATTCCAATGG TCTCGATTTGGTATTGCACTGAGACGGCTCACCCTACGTGATGGAATACTGTATTCCGATGACTTGACGCGTTACAAGTTTGGACTGCAGAAGACTGCATAG
- the LOC108200984 gene encoding uncharacterized protein LOC108200984 yields the protein MSTSLPPHVALNPQAPEYFPSTFTYYVFFVPHIYPLTLYNINNYHAQPPPQAPHNQLKSQETGQSHQRRRFGGACSKTRFMNTKGYTRFERGKRGNKDDVEDKDGCFRVVQTCVMVNKRQKPVMPLEYGEENLDVGANITTVMIRNVPNKLTRDGLLILLDKHCMLMNEGGKDCGDGNYSAYDFVYLPIDFQTGVNKGYAFVNFTNKRGVKMFYNEFHNKAWDIGFKTPKICEVVCAKIQGREGLVKHFGGTLFICSSDEYLPVCFSPARDGCGKGAGSGRATVGEQEHSSRNLSEDWLTKSGNQFPGILGSRPIKVLQAAKYS from the exons ATGAGTACATCTCTCCCTCCACATGTTGCTCTAAATCCCCAAGCCCCCGAATACTTCCCATCAACTTTTACATACTACGTCTTCTTCGTCCCCCATATTTACCCTCTTACCCTCTACAACATCAACAATTACCATGCTCAGCCGCCGCCACAAGCTCCACACAACCAACTGAAGAGTCAAGAAACGGGTCAAAGTCATCAGCGGCGAAGATTTGGCGGTGCATGCAGCAAAACTAGGTTTATGAACACCAAGGGGTATACTAGGTTCGAGAGGGGCAAAAGGGGAAATAAAGATGATGTTGAGGACAAAGATGGATGTTTCAGAGTTGTTCAGACATGTGTTATGGTTAACAAGAGACAAAAGCCAGTTATGCCCTTGGAATACGGAGAAGAAAACTTGGATGTTGGTGCCAATATCACTACTGTCATGATCAGAAATGTGCCCAATAAATTGAC GCGAGATGGGCTGTTGATTCTGCTAGACAAGCATTGCATGTTGATGAATGAAGGTGGGAAAGACTGCGGAGATGGGAATTACTCGGCTTATGATTTTGTGTATCTTCCTATCGATTTTCA AACTGGAGTTAACAAAGGCTATGCATTCGTGAACTTCACCAACAAAAGAGGTGTCAAGATGTTTTACAATGAGTTTCATAACAAAGCATGGGATATTGGTTTTAAAACCCCAAAGATCTGTGAAGTTGTTTGTGCTAAGATTCAG ggGAGAGAGGGACTCGTTAAGCACTTTGGAGGAACCCTCTTCATATGTAGCAGTGATGAGTACTTGCCGGTATGCTTCAGCCCAGCTAGAGATGG GTGTGGGAAGGGTGCAGGCAGTGGAAGAGCAACAGTTGGGGAGCAGGAACACAGCTCCAGAAATCTTTCTGAAGATTGGCTCACAAAATCAGGAAATCAG TTTCCCGGAATACTTGGTAGCAGGCCAATTAAGGTTTTACAGGCCGCCAAATATTCGTAA
- the LOC108202933 gene encoding kinesin-like protein KIN-7D, mitochondrial isoform X2, which produces MSGRGRSNSPYQHRKHSTPPFSSSSSSNSFGKLMPRSCSSSATSFYSSSNGGYNTRSVTPSRSYSNSGYGARTPVNYPSPEELESPVDSSRSGGDSISVTIRFRPLSEREYQIGDELAWYADGDKIVRNEYNPMTSYAFDKVFGPSTATQEVYEVAGRPVVKNAMEGINGTVFAYGVTSSGKTHTMHGDQNSPGIIPLAIKDVFSIIQDTPGREFLLRVSYLEIYNEVINDLLDPTGQNLRVREDAQGTYVEGIKEEVVLSPGHALSFIAAGEEHRHVGSNNFNLFSSRSHTIFTLNLIDLAGSESSKTETTGLRRKEGSYINKSLLTLGTVIGKLSEGKASHVPYRDSKLTRLLQSSLSGHGHVSLICTITPASSNMEETHNTLKFASRAKRVEIYASRNKIIDEKSLIKKYQREISVLKDELDQLRRGMLVGIHPEEIMTLKQKLEEGQVKMQSRLEEEEEAKAALMSRIQRLTKLILVSSKNSIPGLSEISGHQGSLSVGEDDKLDVLGDGSVLMDGENQNTIGIESYNSKQKSSSKSNDDLSTPGSTMTESLQTGELISGSSCGSKVGMLMSDQIDLLVEQVKMLAGEIAFSTSTLKRLMEQSANDPEGSRTQIQNLECEIQEKTKQMRLLEQRITESSESSVANASLADMQQTLMRLMTQCNEKGFDLEIKSADNRILQEQLQNKCSENKKLQERIEFLEQKLASAVGDKDFMSSDECGPKECADDLKKKIKVQEIENEKLKLEHIHMSEENSGLYVQNQKLSEEASYAKELASAAATELKNLAGEITKLSLQNAKLEKELINARDLINSRGSGANANGGNRRHGDAQRHGRRGRLSSRSNEVLGMVTDEFDSWNPDLDHLRLELQARKQRESALEAALAEKELTENESRKKVEEGKKREAALENDLANMWVLVAQLKKEVGAVKEAKVNEIRPIDIDHVSNPSTDDGEIINSVLKERQISDVIESGYVIPKEEPLVARLKARMQEMKEKELTSLPNGDVNSHLCKICFESTTTAMLLPCQHFCLCKSCSVACIECPICRTKIADRVFAFTS; this is translated from the exons ATGTCTGGTAGAGGACGAAGCAACTCACCGTATCAACACAGAAAGCACTCAACGCCTCCAttctcatcatcatcttcatcgaaTTCATTCGGAAAGCTCATGCCTCGGTCCTGCTCTTCCTCCGCGACGTCGTTTTACAGTTCGAGCAATGGCGGTTATAATACTAGATCGGTCACTCCGAGTCGGAGTTACAGCAACTCAGGCTACGGAGCTCGGACGCCGGTGAATTATCCGTCGCCGGAGGAGTTGGAGTCGCCGGTGGATTCTTCGCGATCCGGCGGTGATAGCATTTCGGTCACGATTCGGTTTCGGCCGTTGAG TGAACGGGAGTATCAGATTGGTGATGAACTTGCTTGGTATGCTGATGGTGATAAAATTGTTCGGAATGAGTATAATCCGATGACTTCTTATGCATTTG ATAAGGTATTTGGACCTTCTACGGCTACTCAGGAAGTTTACGAAGTAGCTGGCCGACCTGTTGTAAAAAATGCAATGGAGGGTATCAATG GAACTGTTTTTGCTTATGGTGTTACAAGCAGTGGAAAGACACATACTATGCAT GGAGATCAAAATTCTCCAGGTATCATACCTTTGGCAATAAAAGATGTCTTCAGCATCATTCAAGAT ACACCGGGAAGGGAATTCTTGCTCCGCGTATCCTATCTTGAAATCTATAATGAG GTGATAAATGACTTGCTTGATCCAACTGGGCAAAACTTGCGAGTCAGAGAAGATGCACAG GGTACGTATGTCGAGGGTATAAAGGAAGAAGTTGTCTTGTCACCTGGGCATGCACTTTCCTTTATTGCTGCTGGAGAAG AGCACCGGCATGTTGGCTCAAACAATTTTAACCTTTTTAGTAGCCGCAGTCACACAATTTTCACATTG AATCTAATAGATCTTGCTGGATCTGAGAGCTCAAAAACTGAAACTACTGGTCTAAGGAGGAAGGAAGGATCGTACATAAACAAAAGTCTTTTGACACTCGGAACG GTGATTGGTAAGCTTAGTGAGGGCAAGGCATCTCATGTACCATATCGAGATTCTAAACTTACTCGCCTCCTTCAATCCTCCCTTAGTGGGCACGGACATGTTTCG CTTATCTGCACGATTACTCCTGCATCAAGTAATATGGAGGAAACTCATAACACACTGAAATTCGCAAGCAGGGCAAAACGTGTTGAAATCTATGCCTCGCGGAATAAG ATAATTGATGAAAAGTCACTGATCAAGAAGTATCAAAGAGAAATATCTGTACTTAAGGATGAGCTGGATCAGCTAAGGAGGGGTATGCTTGTTGGAATCCATCCTGAGGAAATTATGACCTTAAAACAAAAG CTGGAAGAAGGACAAGTGAAAATGCAATCAAGAttggaagaagaggaagaagccAAGGCTGCTTTGATGAGTAGGATCCAGAGGCTGACCAAATTGATACTCGTTTCATCTAAAAATTCAATTCCTGGTTTGAGTGAGATTTCTGGTCATCAGGGAAGTCTTTCTGTTGGCGAAGATGAT AAGCTGGATGTTCTAGGTGATGGTTCAGTACTCATGGATGGTGAAAATCAAAATACCATAGGAATCGAATCTTATAATTCAAAGCAAAAATCTTCCAGCAAGTCGAATGATGATCTGTCTACACCAGGCAGTACAATGACTGAATCACTTCAAACTGGGGAACTTATCAGCGGGTCATCGTGTGGTTCCAAA GTAGGTATGTTGATGTCAGATCAGATTGACCTACTTGTTGAGCAAGTCAAGATGCTAGCAGGTGAGATTGCTTTCAGCACCAGCACCTTAAAGCGTTTAATGGAGCAATCTGCCAATGATCCTGAGGGATCAAGAACTCag ATTCAGAACTTGGAATGTGAGATTCAAGAGAAGACCAAGCAAATGAGGCTGTTAGAACAGAGGATAACTGAAAGTAGTGAATCTTCAGTTGCAAATGCGTCACTAGCTGATATGCAGCag ACCTTAATGAGATTGATGACTCAATGTAATGAGAAGGGGTTTGACCTAGAG ATCAAGTCGGCAGACAACCGTATACTCCAGGAACAATTGCAGAACAAG TGCTCGGAGAACAAAAAATTGCAAGAGAGAATTGAATTCTTAGAGCAAAAACTGGCTTCGGCTGTTGGTGACAAAGATTTCATGTCGTCTGATGAGTGTGGACCTAAGGAATGTGCCGatgatttgaaaaagaaaataaaagttcAG GAGATTGAAAATGAGAAATTGAAGCTGGAACACATTCATATGTCAGAGGAGAATAGTGGATTATATGTTCAGAACCAAAAATTATCTGAAGAAGCTTCATACGCGAAGGAACTAGCTTCTGCTGCTGCCACTGAACTGAAGAATTTGGCTGGAGAAATCACCAAGCTTTCGTTACAGAATGCAAAGCTGGAAAAAGAATTGATAAATGCTCGTGATTTAATTAACTCCAGAGGCTCTGGCGCAAATGCTAATGGTGGTAACCGCAGGCATGGTGATGCTCAGAGACATGGTAGAAGAGGACGGCTTTCTAGTCGGTCAAATGAAGTTTTAGGAATGGTGACTGATGAGTTTGACTCATGGAATCCTGACCTAGACCATCTAAGATTGGAGTTACAGGCAAGAAAGCAAAGGGAGTCTGCCCTCGAGGCTGCTTTGGCTGAGAAGGAATTGACAGAAAATGAAAGCAggaagaaagttgaagagggtAAGAAAAGGGAGGCTGCTCTTGAAAATGATTTAGCAAATATGTGGGTTCTAGTTGCTCAATTGAAGAAAGAGGTTGGAGCTGTCAAAGAAGCAAAGGTTAACGAGATACGTCCAATTGATATTGACCATGTGAGCAACCCAAGTACAGATGATGGTGAAATCATCAACTCAGTCCTTAAAGAGAGACAAATTTCTGATGTTATCGAGTCAGGTTATGTGATTCCCAAGGAAGAACCCCTTGTTGCTAGGTTGAAG
- the LOC108202933 gene encoding kinesin-like protein KIN-7D, mitochondrial isoform X1 has product MSGRGRSNSPYQHRKHSTPPFSSSSSSNSFGKLMPRSCSSSATSFYSSSNGGYNTRSVTPSRSYSNSGYGARTPVNYPSPEELESPVDSSRSGGDSISVTIRFRPLSEREYQIGDELAWYADGDKIVRNEYNPMTSYAFDKVFGPSTATQEVYEVAGRPVVKNAMEGINGTVFAYGVTSSGKTHTMHGDQNSPGIIPLAIKDVFSIIQDTPGREFLLRVSYLEIYNEVINDLLDPTGQNLRVREDAQGTYVEGIKEEVVLSPGHALSFIAAGEEHRHVGSNNFNLFSSRSHTIFTLMIESSAHGDEYDGVIFSQLNLIDLAGSESSKTETTGLRRKEGSYINKSLLTLGTVIGKLSEGKASHVPYRDSKLTRLLQSSLSGHGHVSLICTITPASSNMEETHNTLKFASRAKRVEIYASRNKIIDEKSLIKKYQREISVLKDELDQLRRGMLVGIHPEEIMTLKQKLEEGQVKMQSRLEEEEEAKAALMSRIQRLTKLILVSSKNSIPGLSEISGHQGSLSVGEDDKLDVLGDGSVLMDGENQNTIGIESYNSKQKSSSKSNDDLSTPGSTMTESLQTGELISGSSCGSKVGMLMSDQIDLLVEQVKMLAGEIAFSTSTLKRLMEQSANDPEGSRTQIQNLECEIQEKTKQMRLLEQRITESSESSVANASLADMQQTLMRLMTQCNEKGFDLEIKSADNRILQEQLQNKCSENKKLQERIEFLEQKLASAVGDKDFMSSDECGPKECADDLKKKIKVQEIENEKLKLEHIHMSEENSGLYVQNQKLSEEASYAKELASAAATELKNLAGEITKLSLQNAKLEKELINARDLINSRGSGANANGGNRRHGDAQRHGRRGRLSSRSNEVLGMVTDEFDSWNPDLDHLRLELQARKQRESALEAALAEKELTENESRKKVEEGKKREAALENDLANMWVLVAQLKKEVGAVKEAKVNEIRPIDIDHVSNPSTDDGEIINSVLKERQISDVIESGYVIPKEEPLVARLKARMQEMKEKELTSLPNGDVNSHLCKICFESTTTAMLLPCQHFCLCKSCSVACIECPICRTKIADRVFAFTS; this is encoded by the exons ATGTCTGGTAGAGGACGAAGCAACTCACCGTATCAACACAGAAAGCACTCAACGCCTCCAttctcatcatcatcttcatcgaaTTCATTCGGAAAGCTCATGCCTCGGTCCTGCTCTTCCTCCGCGACGTCGTTTTACAGTTCGAGCAATGGCGGTTATAATACTAGATCGGTCACTCCGAGTCGGAGTTACAGCAACTCAGGCTACGGAGCTCGGACGCCGGTGAATTATCCGTCGCCGGAGGAGTTGGAGTCGCCGGTGGATTCTTCGCGATCCGGCGGTGATAGCATTTCGGTCACGATTCGGTTTCGGCCGTTGAG TGAACGGGAGTATCAGATTGGTGATGAACTTGCTTGGTATGCTGATGGTGATAAAATTGTTCGGAATGAGTATAATCCGATGACTTCTTATGCATTTG ATAAGGTATTTGGACCTTCTACGGCTACTCAGGAAGTTTACGAAGTAGCTGGCCGACCTGTTGTAAAAAATGCAATGGAGGGTATCAATG GAACTGTTTTTGCTTATGGTGTTACAAGCAGTGGAAAGACACATACTATGCAT GGAGATCAAAATTCTCCAGGTATCATACCTTTGGCAATAAAAGATGTCTTCAGCATCATTCAAGAT ACACCGGGAAGGGAATTCTTGCTCCGCGTATCCTATCTTGAAATCTATAATGAG GTGATAAATGACTTGCTTGATCCAACTGGGCAAAACTTGCGAGTCAGAGAAGATGCACAG GGTACGTATGTCGAGGGTATAAAGGAAGAAGTTGTCTTGTCACCTGGGCATGCACTTTCCTTTATTGCTGCTGGAGAAG AGCACCGGCATGTTGGCTCAAACAATTTTAACCTTTTTAGTAGCCGCAGTCACACAATTTTCACATTG ATGATTGAAAGTAGTGCCCATGGTGATGAATACGATGGAGTGATCTTCTCTCAACTT AATCTAATAGATCTTGCTGGATCTGAGAGCTCAAAAACTGAAACTACTGGTCTAAGGAGGAAGGAAGGATCGTACATAAACAAAAGTCTTTTGACACTCGGAACG GTGATTGGTAAGCTTAGTGAGGGCAAGGCATCTCATGTACCATATCGAGATTCTAAACTTACTCGCCTCCTTCAATCCTCCCTTAGTGGGCACGGACATGTTTCG CTTATCTGCACGATTACTCCTGCATCAAGTAATATGGAGGAAACTCATAACACACTGAAATTCGCAAGCAGGGCAAAACGTGTTGAAATCTATGCCTCGCGGAATAAG ATAATTGATGAAAAGTCACTGATCAAGAAGTATCAAAGAGAAATATCTGTACTTAAGGATGAGCTGGATCAGCTAAGGAGGGGTATGCTTGTTGGAATCCATCCTGAGGAAATTATGACCTTAAAACAAAAG CTGGAAGAAGGACAAGTGAAAATGCAATCAAGAttggaagaagaggaagaagccAAGGCTGCTTTGATGAGTAGGATCCAGAGGCTGACCAAATTGATACTCGTTTCATCTAAAAATTCAATTCCTGGTTTGAGTGAGATTTCTGGTCATCAGGGAAGTCTTTCTGTTGGCGAAGATGAT AAGCTGGATGTTCTAGGTGATGGTTCAGTACTCATGGATGGTGAAAATCAAAATACCATAGGAATCGAATCTTATAATTCAAAGCAAAAATCTTCCAGCAAGTCGAATGATGATCTGTCTACACCAGGCAGTACAATGACTGAATCACTTCAAACTGGGGAACTTATCAGCGGGTCATCGTGTGGTTCCAAA GTAGGTATGTTGATGTCAGATCAGATTGACCTACTTGTTGAGCAAGTCAAGATGCTAGCAGGTGAGATTGCTTTCAGCACCAGCACCTTAAAGCGTTTAATGGAGCAATCTGCCAATGATCCTGAGGGATCAAGAACTCag ATTCAGAACTTGGAATGTGAGATTCAAGAGAAGACCAAGCAAATGAGGCTGTTAGAACAGAGGATAACTGAAAGTAGTGAATCTTCAGTTGCAAATGCGTCACTAGCTGATATGCAGCag ACCTTAATGAGATTGATGACTCAATGTAATGAGAAGGGGTTTGACCTAGAG ATCAAGTCGGCAGACAACCGTATACTCCAGGAACAATTGCAGAACAAG TGCTCGGAGAACAAAAAATTGCAAGAGAGAATTGAATTCTTAGAGCAAAAACTGGCTTCGGCTGTTGGTGACAAAGATTTCATGTCGTCTGATGAGTGTGGACCTAAGGAATGTGCCGatgatttgaaaaagaaaataaaagttcAG GAGATTGAAAATGAGAAATTGAAGCTGGAACACATTCATATGTCAGAGGAGAATAGTGGATTATATGTTCAGAACCAAAAATTATCTGAAGAAGCTTCATACGCGAAGGAACTAGCTTCTGCTGCTGCCACTGAACTGAAGAATTTGGCTGGAGAAATCACCAAGCTTTCGTTACAGAATGCAAAGCTGGAAAAAGAATTGATAAATGCTCGTGATTTAATTAACTCCAGAGGCTCTGGCGCAAATGCTAATGGTGGTAACCGCAGGCATGGTGATGCTCAGAGACATGGTAGAAGAGGACGGCTTTCTAGTCGGTCAAATGAAGTTTTAGGAATGGTGACTGATGAGTTTGACTCATGGAATCCTGACCTAGACCATCTAAGATTGGAGTTACAGGCAAGAAAGCAAAGGGAGTCTGCCCTCGAGGCTGCTTTGGCTGAGAAGGAATTGACAGAAAATGAAAGCAggaagaaagttgaagagggtAAGAAAAGGGAGGCTGCTCTTGAAAATGATTTAGCAAATATGTGGGTTCTAGTTGCTCAATTGAAGAAAGAGGTTGGAGCTGTCAAAGAAGCAAAGGTTAACGAGATACGTCCAATTGATATTGACCATGTGAGCAACCCAAGTACAGATGATGGTGAAATCATCAACTCAGTCCTTAAAGAGAGACAAATTTCTGATGTTATCGAGTCAGGTTATGTGATTCCCAAGGAAGAACCCCTTGTTGCTAGGTTGAAG